In one Microbacterium invictum genomic region, the following are encoded:
- the mobA gene encoding molybdenum cofactor guanylyltransferase: MIDLAALLLAGGRARRLGGAVKPLQTVGGRTLLDIAVGAATDAGADPIVAVGAELPSRGAVRWTREDPPFGGPVSAIVAGFAAATAAADSLPAWTLVLACDLPHAGSAVPLLTDAAALVPDEADAVCLGDPHSRPQFLVGLYRTRTLGRQIERMPRAGRDAAVRELVADLAVTVVGDPRAAALSSVGAAALSFDSAAALSFDVDTWEDLEAARRAGEDGNRE; this comes from the coding sequence ATGATCGATCTCGCGGCCCTCCTGCTCGCCGGCGGCCGCGCACGGCGGCTGGGCGGGGCGGTCAAGCCGTTGCAGACCGTCGGCGGCCGGACACTGCTCGACATCGCCGTCGGGGCGGCGACCGATGCGGGTGCCGACCCGATCGTCGCCGTCGGCGCCGAGCTGCCCTCGCGCGGCGCCGTGCGGTGGACCCGCGAGGACCCCCCGTTCGGCGGGCCGGTGTCGGCGATCGTCGCGGGCTTCGCGGCGGCGACGGCCGCCGCCGACTCCCTTCCGGCGTGGACGCTCGTGCTCGCCTGCGATCTCCCCCACGCGGGATCCGCTGTGCCGCTCCTCACCGACGCAGCCGCTCTCGTCCCGGACGAAGCCGACGCCGTATGCCTGGGCGATCCCCACAGCAGACCGCAGTTCCTCGTCGGGCTGTACCGAACCCGGACGCTCGGACGGCAGATCGAGCGGATGCCCCGGGCCGGCCGTGACGCGGCCGTCCGGGAGCTCGTGGCCGACCTGGCCGTCACGGTGGTCGGTGACCCGCGCGCCGCGGCCCTCTCTTCTGTGGGCGCCGCGGCCCTCTCTTTCGATAGCGCCGCGGCCCTCTCTTTTGATGTGGACACGTGGGAGGATCTTGAGGCGGCGCGCCGCGCCGGGGAGGACGGGAACCGTGAGTGA
- a CDS encoding DUF6457 domain-containing protein encodes MSDTPTPRTLPPEALDRWAELMRSHFDLEADQVPVTGVLDLAREVAGGVARPGAPLGAFVAGLVAGRAGAGPEDVRAALAAVVDLVARYDEGAPDPVTGA; translated from the coding sequence GTGAGTGACACACCGACACCGCGCACGCTGCCGCCGGAGGCGCTGGACCGCTGGGCGGAGCTGATGCGCTCCCATTTCGACCTCGAGGCCGATCAGGTGCCGGTCACCGGCGTTCTCGATCTCGCGCGGGAGGTCGCCGGCGGCGTCGCGCGCCCCGGGGCGCCCCTCGGCGCCTTCGTCGCGGGTCTCGTCGCCGGTCGCGCCGGCGCAGGCCCCGAGGACGTCCGCGCCGCCCTCGCCGCCGTCGTCGATCTGGTCGCCCGGTACGACGAGGGCGCACCCGACCCGGTGACGGGAGCCTGA
- a CDS encoding molybdenum cofactor biosynthesis protein MoaE: MTVAALARISSDPLDLAAHLHAVDDPAAGAVTTFIGRVRDHDPDAAAAVTALEYTAHPDAETVLAALAEQVIGDTGALVAVSHRVGSLAVGDAAVIIAVAAAHRGTAFDVCRQLIERIKTELPVWKRQIEVDGTATWLGLGG; encoded by the coding sequence ATGACCGTGGCGGCGCTCGCGCGCATCAGCTCAGACCCCCTCGATCTCGCCGCGCACCTGCACGCCGTCGACGATCCGGCCGCCGGGGCGGTCACCACGTTCATCGGGCGGGTGCGCGACCATGATCCGGATGCCGCGGCGGCGGTGACGGCGCTGGAGTACACCGCCCACCCCGATGCCGAGACGGTTCTCGCCGCGCTCGCCGAGCAGGTCATCGGCGACACCGGCGCACTCGTCGCGGTCAGCCACCGGGTGGGCAGTCTCGCCGTCGGTGACGCGGCGGTGATCATCGCGGTGGCCGCGGCGCACCGGGGCACCGCGTTCGACGTGTGCCGTCAGCTCATCGAACGCATCAAGACCGAGCTCCCCGTCTGGAAGCGGCAGATCGAGGTCGACGGCACCGCGACCTGGCTCGGCCTCGGCGGCTGA
- a CDS encoding FdhF/YdeP family oxidoreductase has product MATKPPTSDIDENDLTVGDRKKVAVGVPAVLHALQMSYEQMGAVRSAQTLLRVNQKDGFDCPGCAWPEEDKRHVAEFCENGAKAVAEEATLRRVGPDFFARHSVAELRERDDYWLGQQGRLTHPVILDEGATHYREVSWDDALRLVADELRALDDPDEAVFYTSGRTSNEAAFLYQLLVRGLGTNNLPDCSNMCHESSGSALTQTLGIGKGTVSITDIHEADLLIVAGQNPGTNHPRMLSALEKAKARGATIIAVNPLPEAGLIRFENPQTPKGMILGGTRIADQFVQIRLGGDQALFQAIGKHLLEVEDRDGGVLDHAFIDSCTSGFEEYRAAIAAVPWEELVVATGIAEDRLRHVAETVRTSTATIVCWAMGLTQHKHSVPTLRDVVNVLLLQGNIGRPGAGVCPVRGHSNVQGDRTMGIYEKPSTAFLDALDDEFGFAAPREYGYDTVEAIRAMRDGRVRVFFAMGGNFARATPDTAVTEAALSTTDLTVQVSTKLNRSHLVTGRRAIILPTLGRTDRDRRGGGEQRVTVEDSMSAVHASRGRLAPPSDDLLSEVAIIARLCRLLFDDRDGEDVDPRPTAPPLRAQPAAEEVDRRQVERDTVEAEGADPVGVDRARNVPQADWTALENDYSLIRAHIARVVPGFEDFEERIAKGRTFILPNGPRDARTFATATGRAMFTANRLEYPEIPAGRLLLQTLRSHDQYNTTIYGKDDRYRGIHGGRRVVLVNEHDLGAQGLSDGDLVDLVSEWTQTTGAVEERRAERFRVVAYPTPRGNAAAYYPETNVLVPLDSVADVSGTPTSKSVVVRLEPSAAAPA; this is encoded by the coding sequence ATGGCGACGAAGCCCCCCACCTCCGACATCGATGAGAACGACCTGACCGTCGGCGACCGCAAGAAGGTCGCCGTCGGTGTGCCGGCAGTGCTCCACGCCCTCCAGATGTCCTACGAGCAAATGGGGGCTGTCCGCAGTGCGCAGACTCTGCTGCGGGTGAACCAGAAGGACGGCTTCGACTGCCCGGGGTGCGCGTGGCCCGAGGAGGACAAGCGACACGTCGCGGAGTTCTGCGAGAACGGCGCCAAGGCCGTCGCCGAGGAGGCGACCCTGCGTCGCGTCGGACCGGACTTCTTCGCGCGACACAGCGTGGCCGAGCTGCGGGAGCGCGACGATTACTGGCTCGGCCAGCAGGGCCGGCTCACCCACCCCGTGATCCTCGACGAGGGTGCGACCCACTACCGGGAGGTGTCGTGGGATGACGCGCTCCGCCTCGTCGCCGACGAGCTCCGGGCGCTCGACGATCCCGACGAGGCGGTGTTCTACACCTCCGGGCGCACATCGAACGAGGCGGCCTTCCTCTACCAGCTCCTCGTCCGGGGGCTCGGGACGAACAACCTCCCCGACTGCTCGAACATGTGCCACGAGTCCTCCGGGTCGGCGCTGACCCAGACGCTCGGGATCGGCAAGGGCACGGTCTCGATCACCGATATCCACGAAGCGGACCTGCTGATCGTGGCAGGGCAGAACCCCGGAACGAACCACCCTCGGATGCTCAGCGCGCTGGAGAAGGCCAAGGCGCGGGGAGCGACCATCATCGCGGTCAATCCGCTCCCCGAGGCCGGCCTCATCCGGTTCGAGAACCCGCAGACGCCCAAGGGCATGATCCTCGGCGGCACGCGGATCGCCGACCAGTTCGTGCAGATCCGCCTCGGCGGCGACCAGGCGCTGTTCCAGGCGATCGGCAAGCACCTCCTCGAGGTCGAGGACCGGGACGGCGGGGTGCTCGACCACGCGTTCATCGACTCCTGCACCTCGGGCTTCGAGGAGTACCGGGCAGCGATCGCCGCCGTGCCGTGGGAGGAGCTGGTGGTGGCGACCGGGATCGCCGAGGACCGCCTCCGCCACGTGGCGGAGACCGTTCGCACCTCGACGGCGACGATCGTCTGCTGGGCGATGGGCCTCACGCAGCACAAGCACTCCGTGCCGACGCTGCGGGACGTGGTCAACGTCCTTCTCCTGCAGGGGAACATCGGGCGCCCGGGCGCGGGGGTCTGCCCCGTCCGCGGACATTCCAATGTGCAGGGTGACCGCACGATGGGCATCTACGAGAAGCCCTCGACGGCGTTCCTCGACGCGCTCGACGACGAGTTCGGCTTCGCCGCGCCACGTGAGTACGGCTACGACACCGTCGAGGCCATCCGCGCCATGCGCGACGGGCGTGTCCGGGTCTTCTTCGCCATGGGCGGCAATTTCGCGCGCGCGACTCCGGACACGGCGGTCACCGAGGCGGCGCTGTCGACCACCGATCTGACCGTGCAGGTCTCCACCAAGCTGAACCGCTCGCACCTGGTGACCGGGCGGCGCGCGATCATCCTTCCCACCCTCGGTCGCACGGACCGCGACCGACGCGGCGGGGGAGAGCAGCGGGTGACCGTGGAGGACTCGATGAGCGCCGTCCACGCGTCACGCGGTCGGCTCGCACCGCCCAGCGACGACTTGCTCAGCGAGGTCGCGATCATCGCGCGGCTCTGCCGGCTGCTCTTCGACGACCGCGACGGCGAGGACGTCGATCCGCGTCCGACCGCGCCGCCGCTTCGCGCCCAGCCCGCGGCGGAGGAGGTCGACCGCCGGCAGGTCGAGCGCGACACCGTGGAGGCGGAGGGCGCCGACCCCGTCGGAGTGGACCGTGCGCGCAACGTCCCGCAGGCGGACTGGACGGCGCTGGAGAACGACTACTCCCTCATCCGCGCGCACATCGCCCGCGTCGTGCCCGGCTTCGAAGACTTCGAAGAGCGGATCGCGAAGGGACGCACCTTCATCCTGCCCAACGGACCCCGCGACGCCCGGACCTTCGCCACCGCGACGGGCCGAGCGATGTTCACCGCGAACCGGCTGGAGTACCCCGAGATCCCCGCCGGCAGGCTGCTGCTGCAGACCCTGCGGTCGCACGATCAGTACAACACCACGATCTACGGCAAGGACGATCGCTATCGCGGCATCCACGGGGGCCGGCGCGTCGTGCTCGTCAACGAGCACGACCTCGGCGCCCAGGGGCTGAGCGACGGGGATCTGGTCGACCTCGTGTCGGAGTGGACGCAGACCACCGGCGCCGTCGAGGAGCGCCGCGCGGAGCGCTTCCGGGTCGTGGCCTACCCCACCCCCCGCGGCAACGCCGCCGCCTACTACCCCGAGACGAATGTGCTCGTGCCGTTGGACTCGGTCGCCGACGTCAGCGGCACCCCCACGTCGAAGTCGGTCGTGGTCCGGCTCGAACCGTCCGCCGCCGCTCCCGCCTAG
- a CDS encoding MoaD/ThiS family protein has product MARVRYFAAAEELAGTTEETRDEPTLGALRAALATERPGMAALLPRCAVLVGGSRVDDDEPLGADTVIDVLPPFAGG; this is encoded by the coding sequence ATGGCGCGGGTGAGGTACTTCGCCGCCGCCGAGGAGCTGGCCGGGACGACCGAGGAGACGAGGGACGAGCCGACCCTCGGCGCTCTGCGCGCCGCCCTGGCGACGGAGCGTCCCGGGATGGCGGCGCTCCTCCCCCGCTGCGCAGTACTGGTGGGCGGCAGCCGGGTCGACGACGACGAGCCGCTCGGCGCCGACACCGTGATCGACGTCCTGCCGCCCTTCGCGGGCGGGTGA
- the moaC gene encoding cyclic pyranopterin monophosphate synthase MoaC, protein MSFTHLDAAGRARMVDVTEKTPTVRAATARGFVRCAPAVVAALRDGSVPKGDVLAVARIAGIQAAKLTPTLLPLAHVIGVHGATVDLVVEDDGVAVEGTVRTADRTGVEMEALTAVAVAALAVVDMVKGMDKSTSIEAVRIVAKEGGRSGAWRRPGE, encoded by the coding sequence ATGAGCTTCACGCACCTCGACGCCGCCGGGCGGGCCCGCATGGTCGATGTCACCGAGAAGACCCCGACCGTCCGCGCCGCCACGGCCCGCGGGTTCGTCCGCTGCGCGCCCGCCGTGGTCGCCGCGCTGCGAGACGGGTCCGTCCCGAAGGGCGACGTCCTGGCGGTGGCGCGGATCGCCGGGATCCAGGCGGCCAAGCTCACCCCCACCCTCCTGCCTCTCGCCCACGTCATCGGCGTGCACGGGGCCACGGTCGATCTCGTCGTCGAGGACGACGGAGTGGCCGTCGAGGGGACCGTCCGCACGGCCGACCGCACCGGGGTGGAGATGGAGGCCCTCACCGCGGTGGCGGTGGCCGCCCTCGCGGTCGTCGACATGGTCAAGGGCATGGACAAGTCCACGTCTATCGAGGCCGTCCGCATCGTGGCGAAGGAGGGCGGACGCTCGGGCGCGTGGCGGCGTCCGGGCGAATGA
- a CDS encoding DUF3105 domain-containing protein, translating to MTPPSSSRPSGKRASGNPATQAEITQTVKQQREQKKQEKLAEYQRQLAKRRRGKIVWWAVGSTAAIAVIAAIVASIVFAPAPPPTYGALDSTGAEIEGVETFELQTDHVDGVVDYEQTPPAGGPHNAVWLNCGVYTEPQTNENAVHSMEHGAVWVTYDPAQVTAEDIDTLESYLPSSYAILSPYEGMDTPIAVSAWNAQLKVDSASDERITEFFEEYWRSQNAPEPNAACSGAIDGPGRQ from the coding sequence ATGACCCCGCCTTCGTCCTCCCGTCCGTCCGGCAAGCGCGCCAGCGGAAATCCGGCCACCCAGGCCGAGATCACCCAGACCGTCAAGCAGCAGCGCGAGCAGAAGAAGCAGGAGAAGCTCGCGGAGTACCAGCGCCAGCTCGCCAAGCGTCGCCGGGGCAAGATCGTCTGGTGGGCGGTAGGCTCGACGGCCGCAATCGCCGTCATCGCCGCCATCGTGGCATCCATCGTCTTCGCCCCCGCTCCTCCCCCGACCTACGGCGCGCTCGACAGCACGGGCGCTGAGATCGAGGGCGTCGAGACCTTCGAACTGCAGACCGACCACGTCGACGGCGTCGTCGACTACGAGCAGACACCGCCGGCCGGTGGTCCGCACAACGCCGTCTGGCTCAACTGCGGGGTCTACACCGAGCCGCAGACCAACGAGAACGCCGTGCACTCGATGGAGCACGGCGCGGTGTGGGTGACCTACGATCCCGCACAGGTGACCGCCGAAGACATCGACACCCTCGAGAGCTACCTGCCCTCCAGCTACGCGATCCTCTCGCCCTACGAGGGGATGGACACCCCCATCGCCGTCAGCGCCTGGAACGCCCAGCTGAAGGTGGACTCGGCCTCCGACGAGCGCATCACGGAGTTCTTCGAGGAGTACTGGCGCAGCCAGAACGCGCCCGAGCCGAACGCCGCCTGCAGCGGCGCCATCGACGGTCCGGGACGCCAGTGA
- a CDS encoding multidrug effflux MFS transporter: MLDTASQPTIPASPAPHGRAGTGAIRTLGANPATAPVMLHPGDAIPARKRLLYIILLGALTALGPFTIDLYLPAFPVLEDDFQTTAAAIQLTLTGTMIGFGVGQLIVGPLSDKVGRRVPLIAVTALHVVASVAAALAPTLVLLSVSRVFMGIGAAAGGVVAMAIVRDLFGGKRLVVMLSRLALVTGVAPVVAPLIGAGLLAVMPWRGLFIVLGVYGAVLLVCAILLVPETLPPARRGGKGGATILQRYKSVLSDRVFLGVLVIGGMTFSGLFSYLSASSFLFQEGYGFDAQQYGLLFAVNSLGLVIGVQTASRLAARFGPQWVLAGSTATLVVASSTIILLDQLGLGLWGTVVPLFFFMTACGFTFPCIQVLALDRHGKAAGTAASLLGAVNFGVAGLISPVVGWISQDTGITGTSMAIVMVGCAVVAVLALWLIVRPRSVAQLTP; the protein is encoded by the coding sequence GTGCTCGATACCGCTTCCCAGCCGACCATTCCGGCCTCCCCCGCCCCGCACGGTCGCGCCGGCACCGGCGCGATCCGCACCCTCGGGGCCAATCCCGCCACGGCTCCGGTCATGCTGCACCCTGGCGACGCGATCCCCGCCCGCAAGCGACTGCTCTACATCATCCTGCTCGGAGCGCTCACCGCACTCGGTCCTTTCACGATCGACCTCTACCTGCCGGCCTTCCCGGTGCTCGAGGACGACTTCCAGACGACCGCCGCGGCGATCCAGCTGACCCTGACCGGCACGATGATCGGCTTCGGCGTCGGCCAGCTGATCGTCGGGCCCCTCAGCGACAAGGTCGGTCGCCGGGTGCCGCTCATCGCCGTCACCGCGCTCCACGTGGTCGCGAGCGTCGCCGCGGCGCTGGCTCCCACGCTCGTGCTCCTGAGCGTCTCGCGGGTGTTCATGGGCATCGGCGCGGCGGCCGGTGGGGTGGTCGCGATGGCGATCGTCCGCGACCTGTTCGGGGGCAAGCGCCTGGTGGTCATGCTGAGCCGGCTCGCCCTGGTCACCGGTGTCGCACCGGTCGTCGCGCCGCTCATCGGCGCGGGGCTGCTGGCCGTCATGCCGTGGCGCGGCCTGTTCATCGTGCTCGGGGTCTACGGCGCGGTGCTGCTGGTGTGCGCGATCCTGCTCGTTCCCGAGACACTGCCGCCGGCTCGGCGCGGCGGCAAGGGCGGCGCGACGATCCTGCAGCGGTATAAGAGCGTGCTCAGCGACCGTGTGTTCCTCGGTGTGCTCGTCATCGGAGGCATGACCTTCAGCGGCCTGTTCTCCTACCTGTCGGCGTCCTCGTTCCTCTTCCAGGAGGGGTACGGCTTCGACGCGCAGCAGTACGGACTCCTCTTCGCCGTCAACTCCCTCGGGCTCGTGATCGGCGTCCAGACCGCCTCCCGACTCGCGGCACGCTTCGGGCCGCAGTGGGTGCTGGCGGGCTCGACGGCGACGCTCGTGGTGGCATCGAGCACGATCATCCTGCTCGACCAGCTCGGCCTCGGACTCTGGGGCACGGTCGTGCCGCTGTTCTTCTTCATGACCGCCTGCGGGTTCACCTTCCCCTGCATCCAGGTGCTCGCACTCGACCGTCACGGCAAAGCCGCCGGCACCGCGGCATCCCTCCTCGGCGCCGTCAACTTCGGCGTCGCCGGCCTCATCTCCCCGGTGGTCGGGTGGATCTCGCAGGACACCGGGATCACCGGCACCTCGATGGCCATCGTCATGGTCGGTTGCGCGGTCGTCGCCGTCCTGGCGCTCTGGCTGATCGTCCGGCCCCGGTCCGTGGCACAGCTGACGCCCTGA
- a CDS encoding phosphatase PAP2 family protein, with the protein MDTATSPVPDRRAWLVPLVAGLVLVALAVGLGAWIFARGNDPFDVDAEWNILLAGWSSPIVTGFSQFMNVVGAGWFSIAVVPLVGALLLILFRRPWGALFLVVSLAASAASVQVMKQTFGRARPEDIVVISDYGSFPSGHAGNAATVAAIAIVLFPRLWVGIVGAVWVLLMAFSRTYLHAHWLSDTLGGALIGSGVTLLLAAAFAVPLAKERQRRTDAAARPASLG; encoded by the coding sequence ATGGACACCGCGACGTCGCCCGTGCCGGATCGACGCGCCTGGCTGGTGCCCCTCGTCGCGGGCCTCGTCCTCGTCGCCCTCGCCGTCGGGCTGGGAGCATGGATCTTCGCCCGCGGCAACGATCCGTTCGACGTCGACGCGGAGTGGAACATCCTCCTCGCCGGCTGGTCGTCGCCGATCGTCACGGGCTTCTCGCAGTTCATGAACGTCGTCGGAGCCGGATGGTTCTCGATCGCCGTCGTCCCGCTCGTCGGGGCGCTCCTGCTGATCCTGTTCCGAAGGCCCTGGGGGGCGCTGTTCCTCGTCGTGTCGCTGGCCGCCTCGGCCGCGAGCGTGCAGGTGATGAAGCAGACCTTCGGGCGGGCGCGACCGGAGGACATCGTCGTCATCAGCGACTACGGATCGTTCCCCTCGGGGCACGCCGGCAACGCGGCGACGGTCGCAGCGATTGCGATCGTGCTGTTCCCGCGCCTGTGGGTGGGGATCGTCGGCGCGGTGTGGGTGCTGCTCATGGCGTTCAGTCGCACCTACCTGCACGCTCATTGGCTCAGCGACACCCTCGGCGGCGCGCTCATCGGGTCGGGCGTCACGCTGCTGCTGGCGGCCGCCTTCGCCGTCCCGCTCGCGAAGGAGAGGCAGCGGCGGACGGATGCCGCGGCGAGGCCCGCCTCGCTAGGGTGA
- a CDS encoding DUF305 domain-containing protein, which yields MTDPTTAGRGLPRWALIALVALGIGALAFAIGRFSMFGAASAVAAPATTSAEAGFARDMQVHHAQAIEMAMEIYRKTEDDEVRTLAYDIATGQSGQRGEMYGWLVSWGLPQSGGPLMGWMGGTDHAHGGHGGSDAEAPTAAELEAEMGMASAAELDALRAATGTAADCDFLGLMIRHHQGAIPMSEAVIELGSEPRVLAVAQSIIETQEAEIDRMTSMQERLGCTG from the coding sequence ATGACCGACCCCACCACCGCGGGCCGCGGGCTCCCCCGCTGGGCGCTGATCGCCCTCGTCGCGCTCGGCATCGGGGCTCTCGCGTTCGCGATCGGACGCTTCTCGATGTTCGGCGCCGCCAGCGCCGTCGCCGCGCCGGCGACGACGTCGGCCGAAGCGGGCTTCGCGCGGGACATGCAGGTGCATCACGCCCAGGCCATCGAGATGGCCATGGAGATCTATCGCAAGACCGAGGACGACGAGGTGCGCACGCTCGCCTACGACATCGCCACCGGGCAGTCCGGCCAGCGCGGTGAGATGTACGGCTGGCTCGTCAGCTGGGGCCTGCCGCAGTCGGGCGGCCCGCTGATGGGCTGGATGGGGGGAACCGACCACGCCCACGGTGGGCACGGGGGCTCCGACGCCGAGGCCCCGACGGCCGCGGAGCTCGAGGCGGAGATGGGCATGGCATCCGCCGCAGAACTCGACGCGCTGCGCGCGGCGACCGGCACCGCGGCCGACTGCGACTTCCTCGGCCTCATGATCCGCCACCACCAGGGGGCGATCCCGATGTCGGAAGCGGTGATCGAGCTCGGCTCCGAGCCGCGGGTGCTCGCCGTCGCGCAATCGATCATCGAGACCCAGGAGGCCGAGATCGACCGCATGACCAGCATGCAGGAGCGCCTCGGCTGCACCGGATGA
- a CDS encoding MogA/MoaB family molybdenum cofactor biosynthesis protein — MHTAAVITVSDRSAAGTRADESGPIAVAALREAGFDCAEAVVVADGADSVERALTAQVIAGVKLVITTGGTGVGPRDATPEGTGRVLTREIPGLAEELRRRGAVEKPASMLTRGLAGVVDPHGVLVVNLPGSPRAVTSGMPVVLSVARHVLDQLAGEDHR; from the coding sequence GTGCACACCGCCGCCGTCATCACTGTGTCCGACCGCTCCGCCGCCGGCACCCGTGCCGACGAGAGCGGACCGATCGCGGTCGCCGCGCTCCGCGAGGCGGGGTTCGACTGCGCCGAGGCGGTCGTCGTGGCAGACGGCGCCGACAGCGTCGAACGCGCGCTCACTGCCCAGGTGATCGCCGGGGTGAAGCTCGTGATCACCACGGGCGGTACCGGCGTGGGCCCGCGCGACGCCACGCCAGAGGGGACCGGTCGGGTCCTCACCCGTGAGATTCCCGGGCTCGCCGAGGAACTGCGTCGCCGCGGCGCCGTCGAGAAGCCCGCCAGCATGCTCACGCGGGGTCTGGCCGGAGTCGTCGACCCCCACGGGGTGCTCGTGGTCAACCTTCCCGGCTCGCCGCGCGCGGTGACCTCGGGAATGCCGGTCGTGCTCTCCGTCGCCCGCCACGTGCTCGATCAGCTCGCGGGCGAGGACCACCGATGA
- a CDS encoding helicase HerA-like domain-containing protein, with product MTETESSDPDAVAAAELARLRAEAEAAEAELKAARARAALAAAEEAAARAGRSAPAPESPPAPAAAPESAPAPAAAPESAPAPAAPAPPAAPAVASPPVAPAVPAGPLSADDVAAVVRGYTFEGPGLHLGALVNGEAVPAAQVRIPFGMLNRHGLVAGATGTGKTRTLQLLAEQIAEGGVPVFAADIKGDLSGVATPGEPSEKLLARTRGIGQDWEPAASATEYFSLGGIGTGVPIRATVSAFGPLLLSKVLGLNQTQESSLGLVFHYADANGLALVDLSDLRAVLTYLTSAEGKAELKQLGGLSASTAGVILRELITFADGGADVFFGEPEFDVRDILRTAPDGRGIVNLLEIPGVADKPELFSTFLMYLLAELFEILPEVGDLDRPKLVFFFDEAHLLFRDASKDFVAAIVQTVRLIRSKGVGVFFVTQTPKDVPSDVLAQLGSRVQHALRAFTPEDAAALRATVRTYPTSGYDLERVLQELGTGEAIVTVMSEKGAPTPVAWTRLRAPVGSMSSSAAERVEATVAGSPLLTAYAEAVDRESAREILTARMNAAAEAAAAVDAAAEQARVDAELAKQRAAVDRAQADAEKKAQKEYERLLKQSAGSRSTRTARRADPSPIDRVLGSKTTQSILREVIRGVFGTARR from the coding sequence ATGACCGAGACGGAGTCGTCCGATCCGGATGCGGTGGCCGCCGCCGAGCTCGCGCGGCTGCGCGCCGAGGCCGAGGCCGCCGAGGCGGAGCTGAAGGCGGCACGGGCGCGCGCCGCGCTCGCCGCCGCCGAGGAGGCGGCCGCCCGCGCCGGCCGCAGCGCGCCCGCACCGGAGTCGCCGCCCGCCCCCGCCGCCGCACCAGAGTCGGCGCCCGCCCCCGCCGCCGCACCAGAGTCGGCGCCCGCTCCCGCCGCACCGGCGCCGCCCGCCGCGCCTGCGGTCGCGTCCCCACCCGTCGCCCCCGCGGTCCCCGCGGGGCCACTCAGCGCGGACGATGTCGCCGCCGTCGTCCGCGGCTACACCTTCGAGGGGCCGGGTCTGCACCTGGGCGCCCTGGTGAACGGCGAGGCGGTCCCGGCGGCGCAGGTGCGCATCCCATTCGGCATGCTGAACCGCCACGGCCTCGTCGCCGGTGCGACCGGCACCGGCAAGACGCGCACCCTGCAGCTGCTGGCTGAGCAGATCGCCGAGGGCGGGGTGCCGGTCTTCGCCGCCGACATCAAGGGCGATCTCTCGGGCGTGGCCACTCCGGGCGAGCCCAGCGAGAAGCTGCTCGCCCGCACGCGCGGCATCGGGCAGGACTGGGAGCCCGCGGCATCCGCCACCGAGTACTTCTCCCTCGGAGGGATCGGCACCGGAGTGCCCATCCGTGCGACGGTGTCGGCCTTCGGGCCGCTTCTGCTGAGCAAGGTGCTGGGGCTGAATCAGACCCAGGAATCCAGTCTCGGTCTGGTCTTCCACTACGCCGACGCCAACGGTCTCGCGCTGGTCGACCTCTCCGACCTCCGGGCGGTGCTGACGTATCTCACGAGCGCCGAGGGCAAGGCGGAGCTGAAGCAGCTCGGCGGACTCTCGGCGTCGACGGCGGGGGTGATTCTCCGCGAGCTCATCACGTTCGCCGACGGCGGCGCCGATGTCTTCTTCGGCGAGCCCGAGTTCGACGTCCGCGACATCCTGCGCACCGCTCCCGATGGGCGGGGCATCGTCAACCTGCTCGAGATCCCGGGCGTCGCCGACAAGCCCGAGCTCTTCTCGACCTTCCTGATGTACCTCCTGGCGGAGCTGTTCGAGATCCTGCCCGAGGTCGGCGACCTCGACAGGCCCAAGCTGGTGTTCTTCTTCGACGAGGCGCATCTGCTCTTCCGCGACGCCTCGAAGGATTTCGTCGCTGCCATCGTGCAGACCGTGCGCCTCATCCGGTCCAAGGGCGTCGGGGTGTTCTTCGTCACCCAGACGCCCAAGGACGTTCCCTCCGACGTGCTCGCGCAACTCGGCTCCCGTGTGCAGCACGCGCTCCGGGCGTTCACCCCCGAGGATGCCGCGGCGCTGCGGGCGACGGTCCGCACGTACCCCACCTCGGGGTACGACCTCGAGCGCGTCCTCCAGGAACTGGGGACGGGCGAGGCGATCGTGACGGTGATGAGCGAGAAGGGCGCGCCGACGCCGGTCGCGTGGACGAGGCTGCGAGCGCCGGTGGGGTCGATGAGCTCGTCCGCGGCGGAACGGGTCGAGGCGACGGTGGCCGGGTCGCCGCTCCTTACCGCCTATGCCGAGGCCGTCGACCGCGAATCGGCGCGGGAGATCCTCACGGCGCGGATGAACGCCGCCGCCGAGGCCGCGGCAGCTGTCGATGCCGCCGCGGAGCAGGCCAGGGTCGACGCCGAGCTGGCGAAGCAGCGCGCCGCCGTCGACAGGGCGCAGGCGGATGCCGAGAAGAAGGCGCAGAAGGAGTACGAACGCCTGCTGAAGCAGAGCGCGGGATCGCGCTCCACCCGCACCGCCCGGCGTGCCGACCCGTCGCCGATCGACCGGGTGCTGGGCTCGAAGACGACGCAGAGCATCCTCCGCGAAGTGATCCGCGGCGTCTTCGGCACCGCGCGCCGCTGA